From one Rhodamnia argentea isolate NSW1041297 chromosome 1, ASM2092103v1, whole genome shotgun sequence genomic stretch:
- the LOC115740135 gene encoding uncharacterized protein LOC115740135 isoform X2 has product MRSDSELLNKVGVWNDLQAIVLLRQAMAGTRIIAICQSGGGFETLEDGSLSYRGGEAHAIDIDDQVKFNDFKNEVAEMFNCNINSMSIKYFLPGNRKTLITVSNDKDLKRMVKFHGDSATVDIYIIMEEVVAQEVSNMPASRSSRTTLSEAAVSVDTPLDVVDDIVVDTTHPDIPLIAPLNMIAGINQIEPHVDMQTDVSPILPLIGFDSEKHAKGAQHWQNAITGEGQRFSGVHEFREALRKYAIAHQFAFKYKKNDSHRVTVKCKAEGCPWRIHASRLSTTQLICIKKMNPTHTCEGAVVTTGHQATRSWVASIIKEKLRVFPDYKPKDIVNDIKQEYGIQLNYFQAWRGKEIAKEQLQGSYKDAYSQLPYFCKQIMETNPGSLATFTTKEDSSFHRLFVSFHASLFGFQQGCRPLLFLDGLPIKSKYQGTLLAATAADGNDAAFPVAFAVVDVESNDNWRWFLLQLKSALSTSIPLTFIADRQKGLRESISEVFEGSYHGYCLRYLAEELIRDLKGHFSHEVKRLIVEDLYAAAYAARPENFEQCIHSIKSISPEAYNWIIQSEPQNWANAYFQGARYNYIASNFGEHFFSCISDTQELPITQLVDVIRGKMVELICTRRAETSRWLSKLTPSMEEKLEKESVKARSLQVLLSAGSTFEVRGESIEIVDIDRWDCSCKGWQLTGLPCSHAIAVIGCIGQSPYDYCSRYFTTESYTLTYSESVHPTCSSDLTVEKDVCPATVTVTPPFNRRPPGRPTTKKVGSQDIVKRQLQCSRCKGIGHNKSTCKEVL; this is encoded by the exons ATGAGGAGTGATTCTG AGTTATTGAATAAAGTTGGCGTATGGAATGATTTGCAAGCAATTGTTTTGCTGAGGCAGGCCATGGCAGGAACAAGAATAATTGCTATTTGTCAGTCAGGTGGTGGAtttgagactcttgaggatggTTCTCTATCATATCGAGGTGGCGAAGCTCATGCTATAGACATTGATGACCAAGTGAAGTTTAATGATTTCAAGAATGAAGTAGCAGAAATGTTTAATTGTAACATCAATTCTATGTCCATCAAGTACTTCCTACCTGGTAATAGGAAGACGCTGATAACCGTCTCAAATGACAAGGACTTGAAGAGAATGGTAAAGTTCCATGGGGATTCTGCTACTGTGGATATTTACATCATAATGGAAGAAGTTGTTGCCCAAGAAGTGTCAAACATGCCTGCCAGTAG ATCCAGCAGGACAACTTTGTCAGAAGCAGCAGTTTCAGTTGACACTCCTCTTGATGTTGTGGATGATATTGTGGTTGACACAACACATCCTGACATTCCGCTCATTGCCCCTCTTAATATGATCGCTGGCATCAACCAAATCGAACCCCATGTTGATATGCAGACTGATGTTTCTCCTATTCTGCCTCTCATTGGTTTTGATAGTGAGAAGCATGCCAAAGGTGCTCAGCACTGGCAGAATGCTATTACTGGTGAGGGCCAAAGATTCAGTGGTGTCCATGAGTTTCGTGAAGCTTTGAGGAAATATGCCATTGCCCATCAGTTTGCATTTAAGTATAAGAAGAATGACAGTCACCGGGTCACTGTCAAATGCAAAGCGGAAGGCTGTCCTTGGAGGATCCATGCATCTAGGTTGTCAACCACTCAGTTGATATGCATTAAGAAAATGAATCCAACGCACACTTGTGAAGGGGCTGTTGTAACAACAGGACATCAGGCTACAAGGAGTTGGGTTGCTAGTATAATTAAggaaaagttgagggttttccCAGATTACAAACCCAAAGACATTGTGAACGATATCAAGCAGGAGTATGGAATccaattaaattattttcagGCATGGCGtggaaaagaaattgcaaaggAGCAGCTCCAGGGTTCTTATAAAGATGCATATAGCCAATTACCTTATTTTTGCAAACAGATTATGGAGACTAATCCAGGTAGTCTGGCTACTTTTACTACCAAAGAGGACTCAAGCTTCCATCGCCTTTTTGTGTCATTTCATGCCTCATTGTTTGGTTTTCAGCAAGGTTGCCGGCCGCTTCTTTTCCTTGATGGCCTTCCCATAAAATCAAAATACCAAGGCACGCTGCTGGCTGCAACAGCTGCCGATGGCAATGATGCTGCTTTTCCAGTTGCTTTTGCTGTTGTAGATGTAGAAAGTAATGATAACTGGCGCTGGTTTTTACTACAACTGAAGTCTGCGCTCTCGACATCTATACCCCTAACGTTTATTGCAGACAGGCAGAAGGGATTAAGAGAGTCCATTTCTGAGGTGTTCGAAGGCTCATACCATGGTTATTGCCTGAGATATTTGGCAGAGGAACTCATTAGAGACCTGAAGGGGCATTTTTCTCATGAAGTGAAACGTCTCATTGTGGAGGATCTTTATGCTGCTGCTTATGCAGCCAGGCCTGAAAATTTTGAGCAGTGCATCCATAGCATCAAAAGCATCTCTCCAGAAGCTTATAATTGGATTATCCAAAGTGAACCACAGAACTGGGCTAATGCCTATTTTCAGGGTGCACGATATAACTACATTGCCTCGAACTTTGGTGAGCACTTCTTCAGTTGCATATCGGATACACAAGAATTGCCAATTACCCAACTGGTTGATGTGATCCGTGGCAAAATGGTGGAGTTAATTTGTACCCGACGGGCAGAGACAAGCCGTTGGTTGTCCAAGCTTACCCCTTCAATGGAGGAGAAGCTTGAAAAGGAAAGCGTTAAAGCGCGTAGTCTGCAAGTGCTATTGTCAGCTGGTAGCACGTTTGAAGTCCGTGGAGAATCTATTGAAATTGTTGACATCGATCGCTGGGATTGTAGCTGCAAAGGTTGGCAGCTGACTGGTTTACCATGCTCTCATGCGATTGCCGTTATTGGCTGCATTGGTCAAAGCCCTTATGATTACTGTTCAAGATATTTCACAACTGAGAGCTATACATTGACATATTCAGAATCTGTGCATCCAACTTGTTCTTCAGACCTAACGGTAGAGAAGGATGTTTGTCCTGCTACAGTTACCGTGACCCCTCCTTTTAATCGCCGTCCGCCTGGTCGGCCCACTACCAAAAAGGTCGGGTCCCAAGACATAGTCAAACGCCAACTGCAGTGCAGTAGATGCAAGGGCATTGGGCACAATAAGTCCACTTGCAAGGAGGTTTTGTAA
- the LOC115740137 gene encoding pentatricopeptide repeat-containing protein At5g16640, mitochondrial-like: MILKLGLAGKIQEIDGFCQSMIADRCIGAEAEAALASLVDQFVKHGKLDEAMRILASMNLGDYKPSVDMFNVVLGALVEEKRKLRDVLFVYKEMVKAGRVPTVETLNFLLEALLEDDMVDSALDQYRRMDKKGCAPNCRTFDILVKNLLAKNLVDESCMVLREMLELGTELDLGFYSCVIPLVLSENKLEVGMCLFKKMKASDFPPHPVIYNSVIHHLCNNFLVDEAKDILESMIDCGVAPSDDAFEDIVNAFCMSWQLDEAIEFLEDKQVSATSAYNRLLEGCCSAGKILLAKELFEKMCHRNIVDCCTWNILIRWLCEHSRLREALGFLGRMSVCGFIPDSPTLSALVVGYCKLGKYDNAFEIFNHVCAECWILDTLSYSKLVEGLCEEGKTLKAAEVFNYMAESGVPLESCSFSKLIKCIYETKGVDEALKVRRLAFKCGAMCTSDAYTIILHGLARKYSAKCVLALYSVMLVGGCIIGVEAYCILIKTMILQNRMKDAASLFNLMVSEGSLPGTDVLSELVSHFANFSRLNMISNAINIVVSNYKILDSDAYGLLINGFWKEGNKSKAQQLLDLMLEKGWVPDAKTHGLVIGSKAGEEVDCRNLASDYSTIRDSVSDILSESLGDD; encoded by the coding sequence ATGATTCTTAAGCTTGGTCTGGCCGGGAAAATTCAAGAGATCGATGGGTTTTGTCAGAGCATGATTGCGGATAGATGCATAGGGGCTGAAGCTGAAGCCGCTCTCGCCTCACTGGTTGATCAATTCGTGAAGCACGGTAAGCTCGACGAAGCAATGCGGATTCTTGCGAGCATGAACCTAGGTGATTATAAACCCTCTGTAGATATGTTCAATGTTGTGCTGGGTGCTCTtgtggaggagaagaggaaattGAGGGATGTTCTGTTTGTATATAAAGAAATGGTCAAGGCGGGAAGAGTACCAACAGTCGagactttaaattttttgttagagGCTCTCCTTGAGGATGATATGGTTGATTCTGCTTTGGATCAATATAGAAGAATGGATAAGAAGGGGTGTGCGCCAAATTGTAGAACCTTTGACATACTTGTTAAGAATCTCCTTGCTAAAAATTTAGTGGATGAATCGTGTATGGTGTTGCGCGAGATGCTCGAACTGGGGACTGAGCTGGATTTAGGTTTTTATTCCTGTGTCATTCCTCTTGTCTTAAGTGAAAATAAGTTGGAGGTAGGAATGTGCttgttcaagaaaatgaaagcttCTGATTTTCCTCCGCATCCAGTGATTTACAATAGTGTTATCCATCATTTGTGCAACAACTTTTTGGTTGATGAGGCGAAGGACATTCTTGAGAGTATGATAGATTGTGGTGTTGCACCCTCAGATGACGCATTTGAGGATATCGTGAATGCTTTTTGTATGTCTTGGCAATTAGACGAGGCAATAGAGTTCTTGGAAGACAAACAAGTTTCTGCAACTTCTGCTTACAATAGATTGCTGGAAGGTTGCTGCAGTGCTGGAAAAATTTTATTGGCAAAAGAACTGTTTGAGAAAATGTGTCATAGGAATATAGTTGACTGCTGTACCTGGAATATTCTGATCAGATGGCTTTGCGAGCACTCCAGGCTCAGAGAAGCTCTTGGATTTCTAGGCAGGATGTCTGTTTGTGGTTTCATTCCTGATTCCCCCACATTATCAGCTCTTGTTGTTGGCTATTGTAAATTAGGGAAATACGATAATGCTTTTGAGATATTTAATCACGTTTGTGCCGAGTGTTGGATTTTAGACACTCTCTCTTACTCTAAGCTAGTTGAAGGTCTTTGCGAGGAAGGGAAGACTCTAAAGGCTGCTGAAGTGTTTAATTACATGGCTGAGAGTGGAGTTCCTCTTGAATCTTGCTCATTCAGTAAGCTGATTAAATGTATCTATGAAACAAAAGGGGTTGATGAGGCATTAAAGGTTAGAAGGTTGGCCTTTAAATGTGGTGCTATGTGTACAAGTGATGCATACACCATCATCTTGCATGGGTTGGCTAGGAAATACAGTGCTAAGTGTGTTCTGGCCTTGTACTCAGTCATGCTGGTGGGGGGATGCATAATTGGTGTGGAGGCTTATTGcatcctcataaagaccatgaTCTTGCAGAATCGGATGAAAGATGCTGCATCTCTGTTCAATCTGATGGTTAGTGAAGGTTCATTACCTGGAACAGATGTCTTATCTGAGTTAGTGtctcattttgccaatttttctcGGTTAAATATGATCTCCAATGCGATCAATATAGTTGTCTCCAACTACAAAATTCTAGATTCAGATGCATACGGCTTACTGATTAATGGCTTCTGGAAAGAGGGTAACAAGAGCAAAGCTCAACAGTTGTTGGACTTGATGTTGGAAAAGGGTTGGGTACCAGATGCTAAAACCCATGGATTGGTAATAGGATCTAAGGCTGGAGAGGAAGTAGACTGTAGAAACTTGGCGTCTGATTATTCAACCATTCGAGACAGCGTCAGTGATATACTTTCTGAGAGCTTGGGCGATGATTGA
- the LOC115740149 gene encoding uncharacterized protein LOC115740149 — protein MGGGGGDGGGGLAEAQYVNAKTSVWWDIENCHVPKVCDPHAIAQNISSALAKLNYSGPVSISSYGDTTRIPAAVQQALSSTGIALNHVPAGVKDASDKKILVDMLFWAVDNPAPANYLLISGDRDFSNALHQLRMRRYNILLAQPQKASAPLQAAAKTVWLWTSLVAGGPPLTSVNSQQLGNNAFVSSSSDTLPVPVSKSFPMKQSGDVHCESSHLGNQKFPNMGKGNEPKHNKGKGNWKNSVHHGSKNSSAPFGSGDDQNNSSFHQYGASNYRGPIGGSVISGNHDPSWSHSNGQGNYQIHYPTPPRPDFPVQPAPPQANLYPPYSTPFGSTPMVPPRPDRPRSSQGLPPDISKLNISVHPSNVQNPPTFHQQNGELKQMPSLAKNKPSTYHDTMNNRLPQCPEYPSSSSSAPSTPDFPINGPWGTPGYPKPSEYTQGLIGVILLALDTLKNEKIMPTEANIIDCIRYGDPKHRNTDVKQGLESAIEHQMIVKRNLGTIQLYVGKNEKVWNCVNPLGGNAKDYSKATWNEIQKFLTSSVGRSAILASQCRYEAGITMKHMCLKQLALGDVLRILNLTLTAKRWIVHHQSGWQPLKINLPEANTNSVASDDGWGSGWE, from the exons atgggcggcggcggcggcgacggaggGGGAGGCCTGGCGGAGGCGCAGTACGTGAACGCGAAGACGTCGGTGTGGTGGGACATCGAGAACTGCCACGTGCCCAAGGTCTGCGACCCCCACGCGATCGCTCAGAACATAAGCTCCGCCCTCGCCAAGCTCAACTACAGTGGCCCCGTCTCCATCTCCTCCTACGGCGACACCACGCGCATCCCCGCCGCTGTCCAGCAGGCGCTCTCCAGCACCGGCATCGCTCTCAACCACGTCCCCGCCG GTGTTAAAGATGCGAGCGATAAGAAGATACTGGTGGACATGTTGTTCTGGGCGGTGGACAATCCTGCACCAGCTAATTATCTTTTGATCTCGGGTGATCGAGACTTTTCTAACGCTCTTCATCAGCTGCGCATGAGAAGGTACAACATTCTTCTAGCGCAGCCTCAAAAGGCATCGGCACCCTTACAGGCTGCTGCAAAGACCGTGTGGTTGTGGACCAGTCTTGTGGCCGGTGGGCCTCCATTGACGAGCGTCAACTCACAACAGCTTGGTAACAATGCTTTTGTTTCTTCTAGTTCGGATACATTACCGGTCCCAgtttctaaatcttttccaATGAAGCAATCTGGGGATGTCCATTGCGAAAGTTCTCACTTAGGGAACCAGAAGTTTCCCAATATGGGAAAGGGCAATGAACCTAAACAtaataaaggaaaaggaaactgGAAAAATTCGGTTCATCATGGTTCAAAGAATTCGAGTGCACCCTTTGGGTCTGGAGATGATCAAAACAATTCAAGCTTTCACCAGTATGGCGCATCTAACTATAGGGGTCCCATTGGTGGATCTGTTATCTCTGGCAATCATGATCCTTCTTGGAGCCATAGCAACGGGCAAGGCAACTATCAGATTCATTATCCAACTCCTCCAAGGCCAGACTTTCCTGTGCAACCTGCACCCCCACAAGCGAATTTGTATCCGCCCTACAGTACTCCTTTTGGTAGCACTCCTATGGTGCCTCCTAGGCCAGATAGGCCTAGAAGTTCACAGGGTCTTCCTCCAGATATCAGTAAGTTAAATATTTCGGTTCACCCAAGCAATGTTCAGAATCCTCCTACTTTTCATCAGCAGAATGGAGAGCTAAAACAGATGCCTAGCCTTGCCAAAAACAAGCCATCAACCTATCATGACACCATGAACAATAGGCTTCCTCAATGCCCTGAGTATCCGTCCTCATCTTCCTCTGCCCCGTCTACTCCTGATTTTCCAATTAATGGTCCTTGGGGAACTCCTGGATATCCAAAACCTTCCGAGTACACCCAAGGTCTTATAGGAGTTATCTTACTCGCCTTGGACACCCTAAAGAACGAAAAGATTATGCCAACCGAAGCCAATATTATTGATTGCATTCGCTATGGAGATCCCAAGCATCGCAACACTGACGTGAAACAGGGCCTAGAGAGTGCCATTGAGCATCAAATGATAGTGAAGCGAAATTTGGGCACCATCCAATTGTATGTTGGTAAGAATGAAAAAGTATGGAATTGTGTGAATCCTTTGGGTGGCAATGCAAAGGATTATTCTAAAGCAACATGGAACGAGATTCAGAAGTTCTTGACATCATCCGTAGGACGGTCTGCAATTCTGGCTTCTCAGTGCAG GTATGAAGCGGGTATTACTATGAAGCACATGTGCTTGAAACAACTTGCTTTAGGTGATGTTCTACGAATTCTAAACTTAACACTTACAGCGAAAAGATGGATAGTGCACCACCAATCAGGATGGCAGCCTCTTAAGATTAATCTTCCGGAGGCCAACACCAACTCTGTGGCCAGTGACGACGGATGGGGGAGTGGGtgggaatag
- the LOC115740135 gene encoding uncharacterized protein LOC115740135 isoform X1 — MRSDSVAELLNKVGVWNDLQAIVLLRQAMAGTRIIAICQSGGGFETLEDGSLSYRGGEAHAIDIDDQVKFNDFKNEVAEMFNCNINSMSIKYFLPGNRKTLITVSNDKDLKRMVKFHGDSATVDIYIIMEEVVAQEVSNMPASRSSRTTLSEAAVSVDTPLDVVDDIVVDTTHPDIPLIAPLNMIAGINQIEPHVDMQTDVSPILPLIGFDSEKHAKGAQHWQNAITGEGQRFSGVHEFREALRKYAIAHQFAFKYKKNDSHRVTVKCKAEGCPWRIHASRLSTTQLICIKKMNPTHTCEGAVVTTGHQATRSWVASIIKEKLRVFPDYKPKDIVNDIKQEYGIQLNYFQAWRGKEIAKEQLQGSYKDAYSQLPYFCKQIMETNPGSLATFTTKEDSSFHRLFVSFHASLFGFQQGCRPLLFLDGLPIKSKYQGTLLAATAADGNDAAFPVAFAVVDVESNDNWRWFLLQLKSALSTSIPLTFIADRQKGLRESISEVFEGSYHGYCLRYLAEELIRDLKGHFSHEVKRLIVEDLYAAAYAARPENFEQCIHSIKSISPEAYNWIIQSEPQNWANAYFQGARYNYIASNFGEHFFSCISDTQELPITQLVDVIRGKMVELICTRRAETSRWLSKLTPSMEEKLEKESVKARSLQVLLSAGSTFEVRGESIEIVDIDRWDCSCKGWQLTGLPCSHAIAVIGCIGQSPYDYCSRYFTTESYTLTYSESVHPTCSSDLTVEKDVCPATVTVTPPFNRRPPGRPTTKKVGSQDIVKRQLQCSRCKGIGHNKSTCKEVL; from the exons ATGAGGAGTGATTCTG TGGCAGAGTTATTGAATAAAGTTGGCGTATGGAATGATTTGCAAGCAATTGTTTTGCTGAGGCAGGCCATGGCAGGAACAAGAATAATTGCTATTTGTCAGTCAGGTGGTGGAtttgagactcttgaggatggTTCTCTATCATATCGAGGTGGCGAAGCTCATGCTATAGACATTGATGACCAAGTGAAGTTTAATGATTTCAAGAATGAAGTAGCAGAAATGTTTAATTGTAACATCAATTCTATGTCCATCAAGTACTTCCTACCTGGTAATAGGAAGACGCTGATAACCGTCTCAAATGACAAGGACTTGAAGAGAATGGTAAAGTTCCATGGGGATTCTGCTACTGTGGATATTTACATCATAATGGAAGAAGTTGTTGCCCAAGAAGTGTCAAACATGCCTGCCAGTAG ATCCAGCAGGACAACTTTGTCAGAAGCAGCAGTTTCAGTTGACACTCCTCTTGATGTTGTGGATGATATTGTGGTTGACACAACACATCCTGACATTCCGCTCATTGCCCCTCTTAATATGATCGCTGGCATCAACCAAATCGAACCCCATGTTGATATGCAGACTGATGTTTCTCCTATTCTGCCTCTCATTGGTTTTGATAGTGAGAAGCATGCCAAAGGTGCTCAGCACTGGCAGAATGCTATTACTGGTGAGGGCCAAAGATTCAGTGGTGTCCATGAGTTTCGTGAAGCTTTGAGGAAATATGCCATTGCCCATCAGTTTGCATTTAAGTATAAGAAGAATGACAGTCACCGGGTCACTGTCAAATGCAAAGCGGAAGGCTGTCCTTGGAGGATCCATGCATCTAGGTTGTCAACCACTCAGTTGATATGCATTAAGAAAATGAATCCAACGCACACTTGTGAAGGGGCTGTTGTAACAACAGGACATCAGGCTACAAGGAGTTGGGTTGCTAGTATAATTAAggaaaagttgagggttttccCAGATTACAAACCCAAAGACATTGTGAACGATATCAAGCAGGAGTATGGAATccaattaaattattttcagGCATGGCGtggaaaagaaattgcaaaggAGCAGCTCCAGGGTTCTTATAAAGATGCATATAGCCAATTACCTTATTTTTGCAAACAGATTATGGAGACTAATCCAGGTAGTCTGGCTACTTTTACTACCAAAGAGGACTCAAGCTTCCATCGCCTTTTTGTGTCATTTCATGCCTCATTGTTTGGTTTTCAGCAAGGTTGCCGGCCGCTTCTTTTCCTTGATGGCCTTCCCATAAAATCAAAATACCAAGGCACGCTGCTGGCTGCAACAGCTGCCGATGGCAATGATGCTGCTTTTCCAGTTGCTTTTGCTGTTGTAGATGTAGAAAGTAATGATAACTGGCGCTGGTTTTTACTACAACTGAAGTCTGCGCTCTCGACATCTATACCCCTAACGTTTATTGCAGACAGGCAGAAGGGATTAAGAGAGTCCATTTCTGAGGTGTTCGAAGGCTCATACCATGGTTATTGCCTGAGATATTTGGCAGAGGAACTCATTAGAGACCTGAAGGGGCATTTTTCTCATGAAGTGAAACGTCTCATTGTGGAGGATCTTTATGCTGCTGCTTATGCAGCCAGGCCTGAAAATTTTGAGCAGTGCATCCATAGCATCAAAAGCATCTCTCCAGAAGCTTATAATTGGATTATCCAAAGTGAACCACAGAACTGGGCTAATGCCTATTTTCAGGGTGCACGATATAACTACATTGCCTCGAACTTTGGTGAGCACTTCTTCAGTTGCATATCGGATACACAAGAATTGCCAATTACCCAACTGGTTGATGTGATCCGTGGCAAAATGGTGGAGTTAATTTGTACCCGACGGGCAGAGACAAGCCGTTGGTTGTCCAAGCTTACCCCTTCAATGGAGGAGAAGCTTGAAAAGGAAAGCGTTAAAGCGCGTAGTCTGCAAGTGCTATTGTCAGCTGGTAGCACGTTTGAAGTCCGTGGAGAATCTATTGAAATTGTTGACATCGATCGCTGGGATTGTAGCTGCAAAGGTTGGCAGCTGACTGGTTTACCATGCTCTCATGCGATTGCCGTTATTGGCTGCATTGGTCAAAGCCCTTATGATTACTGTTCAAGATATTTCACAACTGAGAGCTATACATTGACATATTCAGAATCTGTGCATCCAACTTGTTCTTCAGACCTAACGGTAGAGAAGGATGTTTGTCCTGCTACAGTTACCGTGACCCCTCCTTTTAATCGCCGTCCGCCTGGTCGGCCCACTACCAAAAAGGTCGGGTCCCAAGACATAGTCAAACGCCAACTGCAGTGCAGTAGATGCAAGGGCATTGGGCACAATAAGTCCACTTGCAAGGAGGTTTTGTAA